From a region of the Nonlabens sp. Hel1_33_55 genome:
- a CDS encoding efflux RND transporter permease subunit produces MGKKSEKEFGLSSWAINNSTVIWIIIGLVIILGVQGYFSMPREDFPEVKETKIYISSVYPGNTAEDIERLITEPLEDKLKNLSNVVEILSTSQEDYSIITVEFNENITVEAAKQKVKDEIDVETSNEDWPTFNNAKIEPNIFDLKISEEVPIMNINLRGDYTVRELKEFAEYLEDEIEALEQIKEASIRGAQELEVEVAVDIYKMTAAKVSFDNVINAVSGGNTTMSAGNIKTENQRRTIRILGEITRPDQLNNFVVKNENGPIYLTDIAEVNFQEEDKTTFAREFGDPVVMIDVKKQAGKNTIEAAESIREIIKQSQISGRIPQNVEISITNDGSTRTLNQVDDLVNNIIFGVILVVTVLMFFLGFRNALFVGFAIPMSMLMSFIILNFLGYTLNTMILFAMIMGLGMLVDNGIVVVENVYRLMDEEGMSRIKAAKIGIGEIAVPIIISTLTTVAAFVPIGLWPGIMGEFMKYFPITLSIVLGSSLIVAIFFNSMLVSRFMSIDEKNIPLKKLIWITIIMGGIGLLIVLFGGAIRGIGTVMVITVILLWIYKYAVKGWTLVFQRKTLKWLDNAYERFLKFALRGKTPYWFTGGMVVMFIGVLALYFGWSVGSGRTKVEFFPENKPNQIIVYIEYPEGTSIDKTNRTTKEIESIVYDVIDDPEYNEDGSNFMVESAVSQVGEGAGNPQTDGGSAAEMPNKGKITASMREYKYRNGKDSEVLRKKVQEAVQGKFPGIAISVEKDQAGPPAGYPVNIELQGEDYGELIATAERMVKFLNEKNIAPVDELKIDVNKSKPALQVKVDREKAGELGISAGQVGQQLRRAIFGEKAGVYKKDGEDYDIYVRFNEENRYDRSSLFNQRITYRDMASGQVREIPVSAVTTQENVSGFSAIKHKDNQRVVTVYSALKPGYSDAGAAVDQIQNEMLDFENLPNDISIDYTGQLEEQNKQQAFLMTALMSGLALIFFILVFQFGGVSKPTIIMISIFLSFIGVFLGLMITGWPFVIMMTMMGIISLAGIVVNNSVVLIDYVDILKLRRREELGIDDDKHLISKEDSFQAIVQAGKARLRPVLLTAITTVLGLIPLAIGLNIDFFSLFSEFNPKIYMGGDNVIFWGPLAWTVIFGLIFATFLTLIIVPVLLYLVHRAKLRFRRKFGDQPAEGEQIPAQNAA; encoded by the coding sequence ATGGGAAAGAAAAGTGAAAAGGAATTTGGTCTCTCGTCATGGGCGATCAACAACTCTACCGTCATTTGGATTATAATAGGCTTAGTTATCATCTTAGGTGTTCAAGGATATTTTTCCATGCCACGAGAAGACTTTCCAGAAGTCAAGGAAACTAAGATCTACATCTCAAGTGTCTATCCAGGAAACACTGCCGAAGATATTGAGCGACTCATCACAGAACCGCTCGAGGATAAATTAAAGAATCTGTCAAACGTTGTAGAAATACTTTCTACCTCTCAAGAAGATTACTCCATTATCACGGTTGAGTTTAATGAGAATATTACGGTTGAAGCCGCAAAACAAAAAGTTAAGGATGAAATTGATGTAGAAACTTCTAACGAGGACTGGCCTACATTCAATAATGCCAAAATAGAACCTAATATTTTTGACCTAAAGATTAGTGAAGAAGTTCCTATCATGAACATTAACCTGCGTGGTGATTATACGGTTCGTGAGCTTAAGGAATTTGCAGAATATCTTGAAGATGAAATTGAAGCGCTGGAACAAATCAAGGAAGCTAGTATTCGTGGCGCTCAAGAATTAGAAGTAGAAGTTGCGGTTGATATATATAAGATGACTGCGGCTAAAGTAAGTTTTGACAATGTCATCAATGCTGTAAGTGGTGGTAATACGACCATGAGTGCCGGTAATATCAAAACCGAAAATCAGCGTCGAACCATTAGAATTTTAGGTGAGATCACAAGACCTGATCAATTGAACAATTTTGTGGTTAAAAATGAAAACGGACCTATTTATCTAACTGACATAGCCGAAGTCAATTTTCAAGAAGAAGATAAAACCACATTTGCTCGGGAATTTGGAGATCCTGTGGTGATGATCGACGTGAAAAAACAAGCAGGTAAGAATACCATTGAAGCTGCAGAAAGCATCCGAGAGATCATCAAGCAATCTCAAATAAGTGGAAGGATTCCGCAAAATGTAGAGATATCCATTACAAATGATGGCTCCACGAGAACGCTCAATCAAGTAGATGACTTGGTAAACAATATCATTTTTGGGGTTATCCTAGTAGTAACTGTATTAATGTTCTTCCTAGGATTTAGGAATGCTTTGTTCGTTGGTTTTGCGATTCCTATGTCGATGTTGATGAGTTTCATCATCTTGAACTTTTTGGGATATACCTTGAATACAATGATTCTCTTTGCCATGATTATGGGACTGGGAATGCTGGTAGATAATGGAATCGTAGTCGTTGAAAACGTCTACCGTTTGATGGATGAAGAAGGAATGTCTCGAATCAAAGCGGCTAAAATAGGTATCGGTGAGATTGCTGTTCCTATTATTATTTCAACCTTGACCACGGTAGCTGCATTTGTACCTATAGGTTTATGGCCAGGAATTATGGGTGAGTTCATGAAATATTTCCCGATCACCTTATCAATTGTATTAGGTAGTTCACTTATCGTAGCGATATTTTTCAACTCAATGCTGGTTTCCAGATTCATGAGTATTGACGAGAAGAACATACCGCTTAAAAAGTTGATTTGGATTACAATCATTATGGGTGGTATTGGGCTGTTGATCGTATTATTTGGTGGTGCTATTCGTGGTATAGGTACCGTAATGGTAATCACGGTAATCCTGTTATGGATTTACAAGTATGCTGTTAAAGGCTGGACTCTTGTATTTCAAAGAAAGACTCTAAAATGGTTGGATAATGCCTATGAACGCTTTTTGAAATTTGCTTTAAGAGGTAAAACACCTTATTGGTTTACTGGTGGTATGGTTGTGATGTTTATAGGTGTACTTGCCCTTTATTTTGGATGGTCAGTAGGTTCTGGTAGAACGAAAGTGGAGTTCTTCCCAGAGAACAAACCCAACCAGATTATTGTGTATATAGAATATCCTGAAGGTACTTCTATCGACAAGACCAATCGAACTACTAAAGAGATTGAAAGCATCGTTTATGATGTTATCGATGATCCAGAGTACAATGAAGATGGCAGTAACTTTATGGTAGAAAGTGCCGTTTCACAAGTTGGCGAAGGCGCTGGAAACCCACAAACCGATGGTGGTAGTGCCGCAGAAATGCCCAATAAAGGAAAGATTACTGCATCCATGCGTGAATACAAATACCGTAATGGAAAGGATAGTGAGGTACTCAGAAAGAAGGTGCAAGAAGCTGTACAGGGTAAATTCCCAGGAATCGCCATAAGTGTTGAGAAGGATCAAGCAGGTCCACCTGCAGGTTATCCTGTAAACATAGAACTACAAGGTGAAGACTATGGCGAGTTAATCGCCACTGCAGAACGCATGGTGAAATTCTTGAACGAGAAAAATATAGCTCCAGTAGACGAGCTTAAAATTGATGTCAACAAGAGTAAACCTGCATTACAGGTAAAAGTAGATCGTGAAAAAGCGGGAGAGCTAGGAATAAGCGCAGGTCAAGTGGGTCAACAATTGCGCAGAGCAATTTTTGGTGAAAAGGCTGGCGTCTATAAAAAGGACGGTGAGGATTATGATATCTATGTGCGTTTCAATGAAGAGAATCGATACGATCGCAGCTCGCTATTCAATCAGAGAATAACATACCGTGATATGGCTTCTGGCCAGGTAAGAGAAATTCCTGTAAGTGCAGTTACTACACAAGAAAACGTTTCTGGATTTAGTGCCATTAAGCACAAGGATAATCAGCGAGTAGTGACGGTTTACAGTGCATTAAAACCAGGCTATAGTGATGCTGGTGCTGCAGTAGATCAAATACAAAACGAGATGTTGGATTTCGAAAACCTGCCAAATGATATTTCTATTGATTATACAGGACAGCTGGAAGAGCAAAACAAGCAACAAGCCTTCTTAATGACTGCTTTGATGTCTGGACTGGCGTTGATATTCTTTATTCTAGTGTTCCAATTTGGTGGTGTTTCAAAGCCTACGATAATCATGATCTCAATATTCTTGAGTTTCATTGGCGTATTTCTAGGATTGATGATTACGGGATGGCCGTTTGTGATTATGATGACCATGATGGGAATCATTTCACTCGCTGGTATCGTGGTAAATAATAGTGTTGTATTGATCGACTACGTTGATATTTTGAAATTGAGACGACGTGAAGAATTGGGAATTGACGATGACAAACACTTGATAAGTAAAGAAGATTCTTTCCAAGCCATTGTTCAAGCTGGAAAAGCTCGTTTGCGTCCAGTATTACTGACTGCGATTACTACAGTATTAGGACTCATACCTCTCGCGATAGGATTGAACATCGACTTCTTTAGTTTATTTAGCGAGTTTAATCCCAAAATTTATATGGGTGGAGACAATGTTATTTTCTGGGGACCGCTGGCATGGACTGTAATTTTCGGGCTCATTTTTGCAACTTTCCTGACACTTATTATCGTTCCCGTTTTACTTTACTTAGTTCATAGAGCTAAGTTGAGATTCCGCAGGAAGTTTGGAGATCAACCTGCCGAAGGTGAACAAATCCCGGCGCAGAACGCTGCGTAG
- a CDS encoding efflux RND transporter periplasmic adaptor subunit, with amino-acid sequence MKTKYIYLLLLPVIVACGGGDPTVDDLIASGDMESIAQKKTELLNEKKELENEISAIESYLDKNSIKKEGSLVSVKAIQDTVFNHYIELQGSVDTKQNITIKAETAGILTRVFVTEGQKVSKGQTLAKIDDGGVGQQIEQMKVQAQLAKTTFERQKRLWDQNIGSEIQYLQAKANYEAQQNSINSMQQQLAKSTITAPFSGVIDNVITEQGNVVSPGMTELFRLVNLDNMYIEVEVPETYIASINEGTDVQIDFPVLGEKMDSKVRQASSFINPANRSFSIEVPVKNEKKNVKPNLTARLRINDYTNNDAILIPLAVISENQDGEQYVMIATDRQAGDDFDTAVAKRKLIETGKTTENMIEVKSGLNSGDMIIVEGARSIKEDQRIRIKA; translated from the coding sequence ATGAAAACAAAATATATATACCTCTTACTGTTGCCTGTAATCGTTGCCTGTGGTGGCGGTGACCCTACTGTTGACGACCTTATTGCAAGTGGCGACATGGAATCCATAGCACAGAAAAAAACCGAACTTCTTAACGAGAAGAAAGAGCTAGAAAATGAAATTAGCGCCATTGAATCTTATCTTGACAAGAACAGTATCAAGAAAGAAGGTTCACTTGTAAGCGTAAAAGCTATTCAAGACACCGTTTTCAATCACTACATTGAACTTCAAGGTAGCGTCGATACAAAGCAGAATATTACGATCAAGGCAGAAACCGCAGGTATTCTTACAAGAGTTTTTGTGACTGAAGGTCAAAAAGTATCCAAAGGACAAACCCTCGCAAAAATTGATGATGGCGGCGTAGGCCAGCAAATTGAACAAATGAAAGTACAGGCACAACTTGCCAAAACTACATTTGAACGTCAAAAGCGTTTATGGGATCAAAACATAGGCTCAGAAATTCAATACCTACAGGCTAAGGCAAATTACGAGGCGCAACAAAATTCCATTAACTCCATGCAGCAGCAACTTGCTAAAAGCACCATCACCGCGCCATTTTCTGGTGTAATTGATAATGTCATAACTGAGCAAGGCAATGTTGTATCGCCAGGAATGACAGAACTTTTTAGACTCGTGAATTTAGACAACATGTACATTGAAGTTGAAGTTCCTGAAACCTACATCGCATCCATCAATGAAGGCACAGACGTGCAGATTGATTTCCCAGTATTGGGTGAGAAAATGGATAGCAAAGTGCGACAAGCGAGTTCTTTCATTAACCCAGCAAACCGATCTTTCAGCATTGAAGTGCCTGTAAAAAATGAGAAGAAAAATGTCAAGCCTAACCTTACAGCGAGACTTAGAATTAACGACTACACAAATAATGACGCCATCTTAATACCTCTAGCCGTGATTAGTGAAAATCAAGATGGTGAGCAATATGTGATGATCGCAACAGATCGACAAGCTGGTGATGATTTTGATACCGCTGTCGCGAAAAGAAAACTGATAGAAACCGGTAAAACTACCGAAAACATGATCGAAGTGAAAAGCGGGCTGAACTCAGGTGACATGATTATTGTTGAAGGTGCCCGTAGTATCAAAGAAGATCAACGAATTAGAATTAAAGCATAA
- a CDS encoding TolC family protein gives MKRLTYITLILMVFAFAKANSQQTSPGLESYSFTLEEAIDFALNNNYQAINAKRDIAKALKQKWETTATGLPQITGTGNYNYQLKQPVSVLPGEIAGGEPGTFIPVVFSPKQNADITATLSQVIFDGSYIVALEASETFLDFSENANNKTKLEVRKGVINAYGGVLLSEENVDIITKNLETVNDNLEETKAIFENGLTEEEDVEQLQITALQLSNQLNSARRQTDIAMNMFQLALGIDLSTDVTLAENLESLAVKTIDLSLAGEDLVLDHSVDYQIAYNMTEQRRLEYKLERSKALPTVNGFINYGANAFSNDDFVFNSSNQWFRQSIAGVSISWPVFTSFGRKARTDRAKIAWDQAETDLERTSQQIRLDYETALNDYQLAIDTYYTNKQNLELAERIENKNQIKFTEGISTSFDLRQAQTQLYDAQSQYLNSMFQVITNKAALETVLNTPQYLSNKYQD, from the coding sequence ATGAAAAGATTGACCTATATAACGTTGATTTTGATGGTTTTCGCTTTCGCGAAAGCGAACTCACAACAGACCTCACCGGGTTTGGAAAGCTATTCTTTCACACTGGAAGAGGCCATTGATTTTGCCCTAAACAATAATTATCAAGCCATTAATGCAAAGCGCGACATCGCCAAAGCGCTAAAGCAAAAATGGGAAACTACCGCTACCGGTTTACCTCAAATTACTGGAACCGGGAACTATAATTATCAACTTAAGCAACCGGTATCTGTATTGCCTGGAGAAATTGCCGGTGGCGAGCCTGGAACTTTTATTCCCGTGGTTTTCTCACCTAAACAAAATGCAGACATCACGGCAACGCTTAGTCAGGTGATTTTTGATGGTAGTTATATCGTGGCTCTAGAAGCATCTGAGACATTTCTGGACTTTTCAGAAAATGCAAACAACAAAACAAAACTGGAAGTGCGCAAAGGCGTCATCAATGCATATGGTGGCGTATTGCTGTCTGAGGAAAATGTGGACATAATCACTAAAAACCTTGAAACCGTCAACGATAACCTGGAAGAAACCAAAGCTATTTTTGAAAACGGCCTCACTGAAGAGGAAGATGTGGAGCAACTACAAATCACAGCATTGCAGCTATCCAATCAATTAAATAGTGCCAGAAGACAGACCGATATTGCCATGAATATGTTTCAGCTAGCGCTAGGTATCGATCTGTCCACTGATGTAACGCTGGCAGAAAATCTGGAGAGCCTTGCCGTTAAAACCATTGATCTTTCCCTAGCTGGAGAAGATCTAGTTCTTGACCATTCTGTTGATTATCAAATAGCCTATAACATGACAGAGCAGCGACGTCTGGAATATAAACTTGAGCGTAGCAAGGCTTTGCCAACGGTTAATGGATTTATCAATTATGGGGCAAACGCTTTTAGCAATGACGACTTTGTGTTTAATTCTAGCAATCAGTGGTTCCGTCAATCTATTGCAGGAGTTAGCATTAGCTGGCCTGTGTTTACCTCTTTTGGCAGAAAAGCTAGGACCGATCGCGCAAAAATAGCTTGGGATCAAGCAGAAACTGATCTAGAAAGGACCTCACAACAAATCCGCCTGGATTATGAGACTGCTCTTAATGATTATCAGCTTGCCATTGACACCTATTATACCAACAAGCAAAACCTAGAACTTGCTGAACGTATTGAAAATAAAAACCAAATCAAATTTACTGAAGGAATATCCACCAGCTTTGATTTGAGACAGGCACAAACGCAACTCTATGATGCGCAATCCCAATATTTAAACAGTATGTTTCAAGTAATCACCAACAAAGCAGCTCTTGAAACGGTACTTAACACACCTCAATATCTATCCAACAAATACCAAGATTAA
- a CDS encoding TetR/AcrR family transcriptional regulator, with the protein METKELILKESLDMFLSHGFKSVTMDEIANKMGMSKKTLYTHYKNKSELVAATSLHMCDHVCDGVNHIATNDDRNPIEDLYEIKAYVMRELKGDNSSPICQLQKYYPETHKLVHKKIYDFMDNCIYRNVERGLELGLYRDNINKTFVARMYFIGIQGIKDLSLFPVDQFPQDKLYDQYLEYHLRGIVTPAGRKILNQLTQTNHE; encoded by the coding sequence ATGGAAACTAAAGAATTAATTTTAAAAGAATCGTTGGACATGTTCCTCAGTCATGGTTTCAAAAGTGTTACCATGGACGAGATTGCCAACAAAATGGGTATGAGCAAGAAAACGCTCTACACTCACTATAAAAATAAGAGCGAGTTGGTTGCTGCTACATCACTGCACATGTGCGACCATGTTTGCGATGGTGTCAACCACATTGCGACTAACGATGACCGCAATCCTATTGAAGATCTTTATGAGATCAAAGCCTATGTGATGCGTGAGCTCAAGGGTGATAATTCCTCGCCCATTTGTCAATTACAAAAATACTATCCTGAGACTCATAAACTGGTCCATAAAAAGATATATGATTTTATGGATAATTGCATCTATCGCAATGTAGAGCGTGGTCTTGAACTGGGATTATATCGGGATAATATCAATAAAACTTTTGTTGCCCGCATGTACTTCATAGGGATTCAAGGCATCAAGGATCTGTCTTTATTTCCTGTTGATCAATTCCCACAGGACAAGCTCTATGATCAATATCTAGAATATCACTTACGCGGTATTGTGACACCAGCCGGTCGTAAAATCTTGAACCAACTAACCCAAACAAATCACGAGTAA
- a CDS encoding polyprenyl synthetase family protein: MTSLENLRTQFLDYLQQSVAKTEPSGLYDPIHYILELGGKRLRPLLTLMSAEMYGATANKAMDAAVAIEVFHNFTLLHDDIMDAADLRRGKATVHKKWDVNTGILSGDAMMIMAYQRFLSYDKEAFYDLNQLFSKTALEVCEGQQYDVDFETRNDVTVEEYLLMIKLKTSVLVGCALQMGAIIAGKDKTEQEKIYKYGIELGMAFQLMDDYLDAFGDPETFGKEVGGDIRENKKTYLFLKSIEDEDVSRELKVLFTLDYNRLTSDQIADKKDRAKELFVNSGGANRTLEAIKDYTDKALATIQSLDISDENKSILKKFSEDLMSRIS; this comes from the coding sequence ATGACATCACTGGAAAACTTACGAACCCAATTTTTAGACTATCTGCAGCAAAGTGTTGCAAAAACAGAACCTTCTGGTTTGTATGATCCTATCCATTACATTCTGGAATTAGGCGGCAAACGCTTGCGACCTCTATTGACTTTGATGAGTGCAGAAATGTATGGTGCCACCGCTAACAAAGCCATGGATGCTGCTGTAGCTATTGAGGTATTTCACAATTTTACCTTATTGCACGATGATATCATGGACGCAGCAGACTTGCGTCGTGGAAAGGCCACCGTACATAAAAAGTGGGATGTAAATACGGGAATTTTGAGCGGTGACGCAATGATGATTATGGCTTATCAGCGATTTCTATCCTACGACAAGGAAGCTTTTTACGACTTGAATCAGCTTTTTTCTAAAACGGCACTTGAGGTTTGTGAAGGCCAGCAATACGATGTGGATTTTGAGACAAGAAATGATGTAACGGTTGAGGAATATTTACTCATGATCAAGCTCAAGACATCAGTTCTTGTGGGTTGTGCGCTTCAAATGGGAGCAATCATCGCTGGAAAGGATAAGACTGAACAAGAAAAAATATACAAGTATGGCATTGAATTGGGAATGGCTTTCCAACTGATGGATGATTATCTGGACGCATTCGGTGATCCAGAGACTTTTGGTAAAGAAGTTGGCGGTGATATACGTGAGAACAAAAAGACCTATCTCTTTCTTAAATCAATAGAAGACGAAGATGTTTCTAGAGAATTGAAGGTTCTTTTTACATTGGACTACAATCGACTTACTAGTGATCAAATAGCCGATAAAAAAGATCGCGCCAAAGAACTTTTTGTCAATAGTGGTGGAGCCAATAGAACGCTCGAAGCTATCAAGGATTACACAGATAAAGCCCTAGCTACGATTCAATCTTTAGATATCTCTGATGAGAATAAATCCATTTTGAAAAAGTTCTCTGAAGATTTGATGTCCAGAATAAGCTAA
- a CDS encoding YqiA/YcfP family alpha/beta fold hydrolase: protein MKNIKLAAVLFLTFSSQQLISQPNIDDKYIIFLHNAFLETHDIADEHPDHGRVEYHEILNKFRDNGFVTLSDKRMTNVNSREYAEIVVKQVDSLINKEVPAKNITVVGTSKGGYIAQYVSTIANNSELNYVFVGSFRESDIEQIPDINWCGNILNIYEKSDSAGTSGLSRNNNSTCNNADYEDLEINTGLGHGFLFRALDAWMIPAIEWANRIH from the coding sequence ATGAAAAACATCAAATTAGCGGCGGTATTATTCTTAACCTTCTCTTCCCAGCAACTAATATCACAGCCAAATATTGATGACAAATACATCATCTTTCTACACAACGCGTTTCTTGAAACTCATGACATTGCTGATGAACATCCAGATCATGGCCGTGTAGAATACCATGAAATCTTAAATAAATTTAGAGACAATGGATTCGTGACCTTAAGCGATAAGAGAATGACTAATGTAAATTCTCGAGAGTATGCGGAGATAGTCGTTAAACAAGTGGACAGCTTGATCAACAAAGAAGTTCCAGCAAAAAATATCACCGTAGTCGGCACTTCAAAAGGCGGCTACATTGCGCAATACGTTTCTACTATCGCAAACAATTCAGAACTCAATTATGTTTTTGTAGGCAGCTTTCGCGAAAGCGATATCGAGCAAATTCCCGACATCAACTGGTGTGGTAATATCTTGAATATTTACGAAAAATCAGATTCTGCTGGGACCTCAGGCTTGTCAAGAAATAACAATTCTACGTGTAATAATGCTGATTATGAAGATCTAGAAATAAATACGGGTCTGGGTCACGGGTTTTTATTTAGAGCGTTAGATGCATGGATGATACCTGCAATAGAATGGGCAAACAGAATCCATTAA
- a CDS encoding alpha/beta hydrolase — translation MRLTIFIFIALTVLSCHHKPKKTIGSESQFYTDSIYSAALSEYRSHNIYLPNDFDVNKHYQIMYATDGSKNIDKGLLKKTLDSLIENKIIEPFIFVASHANNKIADSTSTTMGNGEKVYLQFRNFEYIDMQPDSIENPSLANRYQNHMLYFKNEFITHIEKEFKQELTKNDRYFYGVSNGAGFGMSLLNNYPDIIGTYISLSTFGGDIQTNNWQQGVAYPRLYLQYGSEEPMFLKDDANFLKEKFKQLSQFSEIKQYTGGHDYKKWNEIFIDLISKLLTVQ, via the coding sequence ATGAGGTTAACCATTTTCATATTTATAGCACTAACGGTTTTGTCATGCCATCATAAACCAAAGAAAACAATCGGCAGTGAATCTCAATTTTATACCGACTCAATTTATAGTGCCGCCTTATCTGAATATCGCTCTCATAATATCTATTTACCTAATGATTTTGACGTCAATAAACACTATCAAATCATGTACGCAACGGATGGTAGCAAAAACATCGATAAAGGCCTTTTGAAGAAAACCTTAGATTCTTTAATTGAAAACAAAATCATCGAACCTTTCATTTTTGTTGCGAGTCACGCTAACAATAAAATTGCAGATAGTACAAGCACTACCATGGGTAACGGTGAAAAAGTATACTTACAATTTCGGAATTTTGAATACATAGATATGCAACCCGATAGCATAGAAAACCCATCTCTTGCTAATAGATATCAAAATCACATGCTCTATTTTAAAAATGAGTTCATAACCCATATAGAAAAAGAGTTCAAACAAGAGCTAACAAAAAATGATCGTTATTTCTATGGGGTGTCAAATGGTGCTGGATTCGGTATGAGTTTATTGAATAATTATCCTGACATTATTGGAACTTATATCAGTCTATCCACTTTTGGTGGAGACATTCAAACCAACAACTGGCAACAAGGCGTGGCATATCCAAGACTGTATTTACAATACGGAAGTGAAGAACCCATGTTTTTAAAAGATGATGCTAATTTTTTGAAAGAGAAGTTTAAGCAGTTATCTCAATTTTCGGAAATCAAGCAATACACTGGCGGTCATGATTATAAAAAATGGAACGAAATCTTTATTGATTTGATCAGCAAACTGCTTACAGTGCAATAA
- a CDS encoding alpha-ketoglutarate decarboxylase, producing the protein MSSIFSKKLIITFLFGISICATVFAQDVPSDFWSRVRYGGNLGLNFSTGYTAVQVAPQAIYQVNPYIGVGVGLNGSYVKRNFDNRNGFNDGLDFTSTILGGSLIGIFQPIREIQLSSDFEILNVNRNFEDDQFIDDNYWVPALFLGAGYSNGPIVIGVRYDVLFDEDRSVYRNGLQPFVRVLF; encoded by the coding sequence ATGAGTTCTATTTTCTCTAAAAAACTGATAATCACCTTTCTTTTTGGGATTTCAATCTGCGCCACTGTCTTTGCACAAGATGTTCCTTCTGACTTCTGGAGTCGCGTACGTTATGGTGGTAATCTTGGATTGAATTTTAGCACTGGCTATACTGCGGTTCAAGTAGCACCACAAGCTATTTATCAAGTCAATCCTTATATAGGAGTTGGCGTAGGTTTGAATGGAAGTTATGTCAAACGCAATTTTGATAATCGTAATGGATTTAACGATGGTTTGGATTTTACCAGTACTATTCTAGGTGGTAGCTTGATCGGCATATTTCAACCTATACGAGAAATACAGCTGAGCTCTGATTTTGAGATTCTCAATGTTAATAGAAATTTTGAAGATGATCAATTCATTGATGATAATTACTGGGTGCCGGCTTTGTTTCTAGGTGCTGGTTATTCCAATGGCCCCATTGTAATAGGTGTGCGGTACGATGTCTTGTTTGATGAAGATCGAAGTGTTTACAGGAATGGATTGCAGCCATTTGTTAGGGTGCTTTTTTAA